The sequence below is a genomic window from Thermus aquaticus.
GCGAAGTAGAGGCCGTGGAGCCTCAAGGTTACCGAACCCAGGAGGAGGGCGAAAAACCCCGCAAGCAGGCTCCCCAAGGCCAGAGCGGGGAGGGTCCCCACGTGGGGCACGAGGAGCCCCACCCCATAGGCCCCAAGCCCAAAGAAGGCGCCATGGGCCAGGGAGAGCTGGCCGGTGCGGGCCACCAGGTCCCAGGAGAGGGCCAAAGCGG
It includes:
- a CDS encoding ABC transporter permease subunit gives rise to the protein ALALSWDLVARTGQLSLAHGAFFGLGAYGVGLLVPHVGTLPALALGSLLAGFFALLLGSVTLRLHGLYFAIASLAFSEVLRTLALKLPFTGGPLGLPVPPAFGGAPFAPP